The genomic DNA GGAGACCTACGATCGCTCTTTCCGCTCAGAGGATCTCTTCGATCTCCAGGACGAGATCGTGCCCCGGATCGTCTCTACCATCGCAGACGCGCACGGAGTTCTCCCGCGCACCGCGAGCGCCGCACTCCGGGGGAAGAGCCCCCAGGAGCTCAGTCCTTACGAAGCCGTTCTGCGGAGCTTCGGCTACATGGAGCGGATCGACGCCGAGGAGCACGCCGCCGTACGGATCTGCCTCGAGGAAGCGATCGCGAAAGCCCCCAACGACGCCGACTGCCTCGCCTGCCTCTCGACGTCCTACGCGGAGGAATACAAGCACGGTTTCAACGCCGGACCCGACCCTCTCGGTCGCGCGCTCGAGATGGCGCGTCGCGCGGTGCAGCTCGCTCCCGCCAATCACCTCGCCTATTCCGCGCTGGCGGTCGCTCGTTTCTTTCGACGTGAGCTCGAGGACTTCCGAAATGCCGCGGAGCGGGCCATCGACCTGAACCCGATGGACGGAGACTCAAAAGCGTTCATGGGGATTCTCATGGCTTACGCCGGCGACTGGGAGCACGGCGTCCGGCTGGCGGAATCGGCCCTCGAGCTGAACCCGCATCATCCCGGCTGGTACCGGTTCGGCTCGTTTTTCAACGCTTACCGGAAGAAGGACTATCGCGGAGCACTCGAAATCGCTCGGAAGATCAACATGCCGAGCTACTTCTATACTCATGCGGCTCTCGCTGCGGCCTACGGGCAGCTCGGCGAGCCCGAGGCGGCCCAAAAGGCGCTGGGCGAGGTCTTGGCCCAGGTACCCAACTACGCCAAGGTGGCGAGAGCGGAGATGGCGAAGTGGCACGGGACGGGCGAGCTCCTCGACGACTTCATCGAGGGGCTCCGGAAGGCTGGGCTCGCGATCCCGTGACCACCCCATTCGGACAATAATCGGCTCATGGTTCGCATCGCCTCTTCCGTTCTCATCCTGTCTGGCCTCGCCGCTGGCGCAATGGCCCAGACCCGGCTGGAATTCCACATGCTGCCGGCGGTTTCGACCGGACCGCTCGATCCCGACTGGAGTCCGGACGGAGCGTTCATCGCGTTTGCGATGCGGGGCGACATCTGGAAGGTTCCCGCGAACGGGGGCGAAGCCGTGGCTCTCACCGAAGGCCCCGGTTACTACTATGAGCCGAGCATCAGTCCCGATGGAACCGAGATCGCCGTTGTCATCGAGGTCGATGGCGATTTCGAGCTGGGCCTCATTCCAACAGACGGTGGAACGGTTCGTCGCCTCACGCACCGCGAGGGACTCGATCTTCAGCCGAGCTGGTCCGCAGACGGAACGAGCCTCTATTTCACGAGCCACCGCGAGCGCGACCTGGACATCTACCGTTACGACCTGGCCTCGGGGCACACCAGCCTCGTGGTGAGCCGTCGCGGGCACGACTTCCATCCCGCGGTATCCCCCGACGGGACGCGGCTCGCTTTCGTCTCGCCGGTCGAAGGCCGGCTTGGAAGCGGCGGGATCTGGGTCATGGCTCTGCCCGAGGGCGAGCCCGAGCTCGTGCATTATGAAGAGACGAGCTACCGGCCGAAGCCAGCCTGGTCACCCGACGGCACCAGGCTCGTCTACATCTCGGACGCGGCGGGCTCGAACGACATCGCGGTCATTCCCGCCACAGGAGGCAATCGGATCCGGCTCACCGAAGATCCCCTGGACGAGCTCGACGTTACCTTCAGCCACAACGGCTCGCGAGTTGCCTTCGTTTCGAATCACGAAGGGCCGACGCTTCTGTACACGCTTTCGTCCGACGGCGGCGCGCGCTCGGCGCGGAAGCGTGTCGCCATGCCGTCTCGGCGCGCTCGCGTGGCCACCGGACGGTTGCGAGGGAGGGTTGTCGCTCATGACGGAGAGACGACTCCGGCGCGCATCCTGCTCAGGGCGAGCGACGGTCGCGCCTACGCGGAAGACGGCGGATTCCAACGCTTGAGCTGGACCACGGGGACTCATTATTTCCATACCACCGGGACGTTCGATGTCGAAGTCCCGGCCGGCGAGGTCGCGGTCGAGGCGATGCGCGGTTTCGAGTTCGTGCCCGCGGGAGCTCAGGTGGTCGTCCCTGCCGGAGGCACGATCGAGGTCAGCCTCGAGCTCGATCGACTGATCGACGCCCCCGCCGAGGGTTGGTACTCGGGCGACACCCATACGCACGATCTACACGAGGGCCGTTTTGGACTGACTCAGGATTCGTTCTTCGCCCAGCTCGTCGCCGACGACGTCCATGTCACGAACGCGCTGATCCACATGGACGGTACCAAGCTCATGGGTCGCTGGACCGATCTCACGGGAGAGCCCGATATCCGCTCGACGAAAGACCACATCCTTTATTACACCCAGGAATTTCGTGGCTCGTATGGCCACGTGGCGCTCCTCGGGCTCGACCGCTTCATCATGCCGCTCATTGGCGGTGCGCCGAGTACGCCGTACTCCGCGGACGTCCTCAAGCTCCGCCACCTCGACGCCGCTCGCGAGCAGGGCGGCATCGGCGGCTTCGTGCATCCCTATAACGCTCCGGTCGGGACACCGTCCGAGGCCTCGGCCGCAGATATTCCCGTGCATGTGGCGCTCGGTCGAGGAGAGTTCTTCGACGTGATCTCCATCGCATCGCTCGAGCAGGAATCCGCGGCGATGTATTACCGGCTTTTGAACTGCGGGTTCCGCATCGCGGCGTCCGGCGGCACGGACAACTTCTCCGACGTCTACCGCGATCCTTCGGGTGGTACGGCGAGAACCTACGCCCATATCGAGGGTCCGCTGGAATACCGCGCCTGGCTCGAGGCGGTGAAGGCGGGCCGGACGTTTGCGACCAGCGGCCCGCTCCTTTTTCTCACGGTCGATGGGAAGAGTCCGGGCGACACGATCGAGCGGGGCGAGGGCGACCCGGCCGCGTTGAAAGCGACTCTGCGCGTCTTCTCGATCGCGCCACTGGAGAAGGTAGATATCGTGGTGAATGGCGAGATCGCGCGGAGCTTTCCGGTCGAGGCGGAGCGGAATCGCGTCGAGCTCGAGACCGACATCGAGCTATCGACGAGCGGCTGGGTGGCGGCCCAGGCGATGGGTCCTCCGAGCAAGTACGTTGGAGACGCCTTTCCGTTCGCGCAGACGTCGCCCGTCTACGTCGTGCGAGGCGGCGCCGGCTACGAATCCGCCGAGGACGCCCGCTTCCTTCTCGCCACGGTGGATGAGCTATGGCAGCGGGTGCAGGCGAGAGACAGCTTGCGCACCGAGGAGGAACGACGCGAATATCGCGACGCCATCGATCGAGCCCGTGCCGTATACCGGAGCATCATCGCGCGAGCTGAAACTCGCTAGCCACGTCGTGCTTCCGCGGGCGGCCATTCGGGCGCCGCTAGTCCCAGAAGCCAAGCCCACATACTGCGTGAGCGACCCAGATAAGGAATGAGGCGTGGCCAGAGCGCCCGGATCTCGTCCGAAGTCGTGAAGAGCCACACGTCGCGAGTGTTCGCCTCCCGCAGTACGGCGCCCATCCAATAGGCCCTCTCTTCGATGTTTTCTGACGCGAGTCGCTCCTTGAGTCCGCCCGAGGCTATTGGGACAGTTGTCGCAACATCTCCTTCGCTCGCTTGGCGAGCGCGCGATGGCTGCGTTTCAGATACTTCGGAGCGTAGTCGAATTCCTGAAGCGCGGTTGTGAGCTGGGTCTGGGCCTCGGCCCGGTCTTCGGCGAGACCGAGGTAGTGCGCGTAAGCGACCCGGTGCGGCATGCGAGGGCTCAGCTTCACGAGCTTTCCGAGCGCGGCGAGGGCTTCGTCCCGCTGATTCGACTCCCAAAGAGTTTGGGCGAGCTTGGCGAATCCGTCGTAGTGGTGATAGGCCGGCTCCAGCTCGACGAGCTTTCGCAGAGGCGCGATCGCGCCGTCCAGGTCACCAGCCCCGATCCGGCACAGCCCCAAACCGTAGAGCGCGTCTCGCGAGGAGCTATCGCTCTCGAGAACCTGGGTGAAGAGCGCGCTGGCTTCCCCGAACGCGTCGGCATCGTGCAGCGCCTGCGCAAGCCTTACTTTGTTATGGAGGCTCGGCGTCTGTTCCGTGTGATAGCGGAGCTCCTCGATCGAGGCAGGCTTGTCGAGGAGCGCACCAAACGGCGCTTTGAGCCAGGCGAAATCGGGGTCGTGGATCTTGTACTTGAAGAAGTAGAACCACTCACCGAAGGGCATCAAGATGACCCAGTACCAGTAGCGCGCGATTCCCGGGCGGCCGATCGCATCGACCAGCATCCACAGACTGAAAGCGGATTGCAGAAAGAACAAAACGCCGGGCATGTCGGGGATCCTTCGAGATGGGATCGAGAAAAGGAGCTTCTTTCATGGTAAGGACGGCAATCGATACCGTCAACCGCTCTCCTCGAGCAGCCTGCCGTTGACAGTATCGGCCCGTAAGCGTAACGTCCCGCACATGCGGATGGCGTCGGTTCTCCTGATAGCGGTACTCGTCGCCTGCAATCCACAGTCCCCTCCCCCATCCGGTTTCGTAATCGTGGGAGCGTCCGTTCTGGACGGGACCGGCGCGGACGCGCGGAACGTGAACGTCGTCGTCGAAGGCGACAGCATTCGAGGGCTGGTCGACGAAGTCCCGTCCGGCTACGAGGCATTCGACGCCGGCGGCCTGACTCTTGCTCCAGGGTTCATCGATACCCACAGCCACGGCGACCGACAGATCGAGACCCACCGGGACGCTCTGGCGGCCGTCAGCCAGGGCGTGACGACACTCGTGAGCGGACAGGACGGGGGCTCGATGTTCCCTCTCGCGGAGCTCTTCTCCAGACTCGAGCGCGAGCCCCCGGCGGTCAACATCGCTTCCTTCGCCGGACATGGCACCTTGAGACGCGAGGTCATGGGTGAGGACTTCCGTCGGCCCGCGACCGAGGCCGAGGTCGAGGCGATGAGGCAGCTTCTGACCGAGGAGTTGGTTGCCGGAGCGCTCGGGCTTTCAAGCGGTCTCGAGTACGACCCCGGCATCTACTCGGAAACGGGGGAGCTCGTCGTGCTCGCCCGCGAAGCGGCGGCGTTCGGCGGAAGCTACATCAGCCACCTGAGGAGCGAGGATCGCGACTTCTGGAATGCCGTCGACGAGATCCTGACGATCGGACGGGACGCGAACCTGCCAGTCCAGATCTCCCACACCAAGCTCGCCATGCGAGCTCACTTTGGAAAAGCGGGCGAGCTTTTGCAGAAACTGGACGAGGCACGTGCGGCGGGTGTCACGGTCTTCGCCGACATCTATCCGTACACCTACTGGCAATCGACGCTTACCGTGCTGTTTCCCGAGCGCAACTTCGACGATCGCGACGCGGCATCCCTGGCGATCACCGAAATCACCTCGCCCGAGGGCATGCTGATACCCGTCTATCGCCCCGAGCCCTCCTACGCCGGGAAGACCCTTGCCGAGATCGCGTCGATTCGGGGCACCGACCCCGAAACGACGCTGATGGATCTGATCCGCATGGCGGAGGCCGCGCGCGCGCGGGGTGAGACGGATGTCGAGAGCGTCATCGCCACGAGCATGGAGGAGGCCGACATCGAAGAGCTCATGAAGTGGGAGCCGATGAGCTTCTGCTCCGACGGAGCGCTCGAGGGGGCACATCCGAGAGGATATGGTTCTTTCCCTCGCGTTCTCGGCCGCTACGTGCGGGAACGTGGTGTCCTGAGCCTCCCCGATGCCGTGCGCAAGATGACATCTCTTCCCGCCACGCAGATGGGGTTCGCCGATCGGGGGCGGATCGCGCCCGGAATGAAGGCGGACCTCGTGCTCTTCGATTCGACTACCGTCATCGATCGGGCGACGCCCGATGACCCGCATGCCATCTCGGAGGGGATCCACAAAGTCTGGGTCAACGGAGCTCTCGTTTACTCCAACGGGAAGACGACCGGCGCTTTTCCCGGACGCGTTTTGAAACGAGGGAGCTGAAATGGAGAGACGCGACGTTCTCAAGCTCTTGAGCGCGGCGCCATTCATCGGTCTCGGCCGCCAGCAAGCGGCGAATCGTGCTCCGCGAAACGAAGCGAGCGTCGGGGAGCACGTCTGGCGTGTGTTCGAGGAGCCGTTTCTCTCCGAGATCGGCTTTCCACTCGGAGGAATTGGCACCGGCACGGTCTC from Vicinamibacteria bacterium includes the following:
- a CDS encoding LpqB family beta-propeller domain-containing protein — its product is MVRIASSVLILSGLAAGAMAQTRLEFHMLPAVSTGPLDPDWSPDGAFIAFAMRGDIWKVPANGGEAVALTEGPGYYYEPSISPDGTEIAVVIEVDGDFELGLIPTDGGTVRRLTHREGLDLQPSWSADGTSLYFTSHRERDLDIYRYDLASGHTSLVVSRRGHDFHPAVSPDGTRLAFVSPVEGRLGSGGIWVMALPEGEPELVHYEETSYRPKPAWSPDGTRLVYISDAAGSNDIAVIPATGGNRIRLTEDPLDELDVTFSHNGSRVAFVSNHEGPTLLYTLSSDGGARSARKRVAMPSRRARVATGRLRGRVVAHDGETTPARILLRASDGRAYAEDGGFQRLSWTTGTHYFHTTGTFDVEVPAGEVAVEAMRGFEFVPAGAQVVVPAGGTIEVSLELDRLIDAPAEGWYSGDTHTHDLHEGRFGLTQDSFFAQLVADDVHVTNALIHMDGTKLMGRWTDLTGEPDIRSTKDHILYYTQEFRGSYGHVALLGLDRFIMPLIGGAPSTPYSADVLKLRHLDAAREQGGIGGFVHPYNAPVGTPSEASAADIPVHVALGRGEFFDVISIASLEQESAAMYYRLLNCGFRIAASGGTDNFSDVYRDPSGGTARTYAHIEGPLEYRAWLEAVKAGRTFATSGPLLFLTVDGKSPGDTIERGEGDPAALKATLRVFSIAPLEKVDIVVNGEIARSFPVEAERNRVELETDIELSTSGWVAAQAMGPPSKYVGDAFPFAQTSPVYVVRGGAGYESAEDARFLLATVDELWQRVQARDSLRTEEERREYRDAIDRARAVYRSIIARAETR
- a CDS encoding tetratricopeptide repeat protein encodes the protein MPGVLFFLQSAFSLWMLVDAIGRPGIARYWYWVILMPFGEWFYFFKYKIHDPDFAWLKAPFGALLDKPASIEELRYHTEQTPSLHNKVRLAQALHDADAFGEASALFTQVLESDSSSRDALYGLGLCRIGAGDLDGAIAPLRKLVELEPAYHHYDGFAKLAQTLWESNQRDEALAALGKLVKLSPRMPHRVAYAHYLGLAEDRAEAQTQLTTALQEFDYAPKYLKRSHRALAKRAKEMLRQLSQ
- a CDS encoding D-aminoacylase is translated as MSGILRDGIEKRSFFHGKDGNRYRQPLSSSSLPLTVSARKRNVPHMRMASVLLIAVLVACNPQSPPPSGFVIVGASVLDGTGADARNVNVVVEGDSIRGLVDEVPSGYEAFDAGGLTLAPGFIDTHSHGDRQIETHRDALAAVSQGVTTLVSGQDGGSMFPLAELFSRLEREPPAVNIASFAGHGTLRREVMGEDFRRPATEAEVEAMRQLLTEELVAGALGLSSGLEYDPGIYSETGELVVLAREAAAFGGSYISHLRSEDRDFWNAVDEILTIGRDANLPVQISHTKLAMRAHFGKAGELLQKLDEARAAGVTVFADIYPYTYWQSTLTVLFPERNFDDRDAASLAITEITSPEGMLIPVYRPEPSYAGKTLAEIASIRGTDPETTLMDLIRMAEAARARGETDVESVIATSMEEADIEELMKWEPMSFCSDGALEGAHPRGYGSFPRVLGRYVRERGVLSLPDAVRKMTSLPATQMGFADRGRIAPGMKADLVLFDSTTVIDRATPDDPHAISEGIHKVWVNGALVYSNGKTTGAFPGRVLKRGS